The Tropicibacter oceani DNA segment AGTTGCACGCCGTCGATGCGCCAGCCACCGTCGTATTGGCCCATGCGATAGTCCAGAACATGGGTGCGCCCCTGATCATCCTGCACGATCACCTTTTGCCAAAGCGCGCCGCCGATCTCGCGCAGATCGCCAAAGCGCAGGCTTTCCGGGCGCCAGACCATCGGATAGCCGTTGCGCACCATGGCGCCGAAATTCTCGGGCGTGCGGAACATGCTGCGAATGCCCGGCCCGGCAAAATCAAAGGCCGCGACAAAATCATCGGCTTGAAAAGCCCGGGTCTGATCGCGGATCACCTGCTCGATCCCCGGATTGGCCGGCTGAACATCCTGCGCGCGCAGCGCCCCGCTCAGGACGATCATCGCGGCGATGGCTGAAATCAAAAGGCGCATGGCGTCACTCCCTGTCCGCTATCATACCCTTGAACCTAGCTCGTGTTGCATTTTCGTCAAAACGAAGCGCCAGGATTGAGGAAGTGTAAAGGCTCCCGCTGTAAAACCCCGCTGTCCCTGGTTCCCCGGACACCATGACCGCCAACAAGAACAGGATTGCCGCGATGCCAAGGGCCTACCCCGACTATCCCTATATCGAACCGATTGCCGCCAACCTGTCCGAGGCCGAGATCGTCCAGATGGTCGAGGACATGCTGTCGCAAAACCCCACCATTTCGCTGAACGACGGCGGGCCGTTGGACAAACTGTGCCGCGCGCTCAATGTCGATGTGGAATATTCGGACGCGCCCAATGAAATCCTTCTGGATGTGCCGCTGAACCGCCATGCGGTGATCTGGCTACCAAGGCGTGGCAAACCCCGCCAGGACAGGATGACACTGGCAACCGGGATCGGCCATTGGCTGCTGCATGTCCCCGTCACCCGCGAAGCGTATCCACACAACGGCATCCAGGCCCTGTATTCCCCCACGGATACCAAGGCCCTGCGC contains these protein-coding regions:
- a CDS encoding DUF4864 domain-containing protein — its product is MRLLISAIAAMIVLSGALRAQDVQPANPGIEQVIRDQTRAFQADDFVAAFDFAGPGIRSMFRTPENFGAMVRNGYPMVWRPESLRFGDLREIGGALWQKVIVQDDQGRTHVLDYRMGQYDGGWRIDGVQLLEAPGLAA
- a CDS encoding ImmA/IrrE family metallo-endopeptidase codes for the protein MTANKNRIAAMPRAYPDYPYIEPIAANLSEAEIVQMVEDMLSQNPTISLNDGGPLDKLCRALNVDVEYSDAPNEILLDVPLNRHAVIWLPRRGKPRQDRMTLATGIGHWLLHVPVTREAYPHNGIQALYSPTDTKALREARLFAFDLLMPEETFTNLWYEGRAQLTAETLNVPTQAVYDRARWLDLTSVGDHASHDPSDPDTKADQADPNPPPQSPGAGMGGYARRVGS